Proteins encoded by one window of Papio anubis isolate 15944 chromosome 7, Panubis1.0, whole genome shotgun sequence:
- the SERPINA1 gene encoding alpha-1-antitrypsin, whose translation MPSSVSWGVLLLAGLCCLLPGSLAEDTQGDAAQKTDTPPHDQDHPTLNKITPSLAEFAFSLYRQLAHQSNSTNIFFSPVSIATAFAMLSLGTKADTHSEILEGLNFNLTEIPEAQVHEGFQELLRTLNKPDSQLQLTTGNGLFLNKSLKVVDKFLEDVKNLYHSEAFSVNFEDTEEAKKQINNYVEKGTQGKIVDLVKELDRDTVFALVNYIFFKGKWERPFEVEATEEEDFHVDQATTVKVPMMRRLGMFNIYHCEKLSSWVLLMKYLGNATAIFFLPDEGKLQHLENELTHDIITKFLENENRRSANLHLPKLAITGTYDLKTVLGHLGITKVFSNGADLSGVTEDAPLKLSKAVHKAVLTIDEKGTEAAGAMFLEAIPMSIPPEVKFNKPFVFLMIEQNTKSPLFIGKVVNPTQK comes from the exons ATGCCATCTTCTGTCTCATGGGGCGTCCTCCTGCTGGCAGGCCTGTGCTGCCTGCTCCCCGGCTCTCTGGCTGAAGATACCCAGGGAGATGCTGCCCAGAAGACGGATACACCCCCCCATGATCAGGACCACCCAACCCTCAACAAGATCACCCCCAGCCTGGCTGAGTTCGCCTTCAGCCTATACCGCCAGCTGGCACACCAGTCCAACAGCACCAATATCTTCTTCTCCCCAGTGAGCATCGCTACAGCCTTTGCAATGCTCTCCCTGGGGACCAAGGCTGACACTCACAGTGAAATCCTGGAGGGCCTGAATTTCAACCTCACGGAGATTCCGGAGGCTCAGGTCCATGAAGGCTTCCAGGAACTCCTCCGTACCCTCAACAAGCCAGACAGCCAGCTCCAGCTGACCACCGGCAACGGCCTGTTCCTCAACAAGAGCCTGAAGGTAGTGGATAAGTTTTTGGAGGATGTCAAAAATCTGTACCACTCAGAAGCCTTCTCTGTCAACTTTGAGGACACCGAAGAGGCCAAGAAACAGATCAACAATTACGTGGAGAAGGGAACTCAAGGGAAAATTGTGGATTTGGTCAAGGAGCTTGACAGAGACACAGTTTTTGCTCTGGTGAATTACATCTTCTTTAAAG GCAAATGGGAGAGACCCTTTGAGGTCGAGGCCACCGAGGAAGAGGACTTCCACGTGGACCAGGCGACCACCGTGAAGGTGCCCATGATGAGGCGTTTAGGCATGTTTAACATCTACCACTGTGAGAAGCTGTCCAGCTGGGTGCTGCTGATGAAATACCTGGGCAATGCCACCGCCATCTTCTTCCTGCCTGATGAGGGGAAACTGCAGCACCTGGAAAATGAACTCACCCATGATATCATCACCAAGTTcctggaaaatgaaaacagaag GTCTGCCAACTTACATTTACCCAAACTGGCCATTACTGGAACCTATGATCTGAAGACAGTCCTGGGCCACCTGGGTATCACTAAGGTCTTCAGCAATGGGGCTGACCTCTCGGGGGTCACGGAGGACGCACCCCTGAAGCTCTCCAAG GCCGTGCATAAGGCTGTGCTGACCATCGATGAGAAAGGGACTGAAGCTGCTGGGGCCATGTTTTTAGAGGCCATACCCATGTCTATTCCCCCCGAGGTCAAGTTCAACAAACCCTTTGTCTTCTTAATGATTGAACAAAATACCAAATCTCCCCTCTTCATTGGAAAAGTGGTGAATCCCACCCAGAAATAA